The stretch of DNA GAAGTCAAAAGAACAAAGTGTCGAAATTAGTATTGGTGCTGCTGTAGAAGAGTCAGAACCTGTTGTAGAAGTCGTGTTATCAGATGGAACAAGAGCACGTATCGGTGATGAAAATTTTGATGAAAAAATTCTAATGACCAAGTCAACAACAGAAGAAACAACAGAAGATATTATAGACCTCGAAGAAGATACAGAATACGAGTTATTGGAAAGGAAAAAACACAAAAAGGTAGCAAAACATATTCCTATCCCAGACCCAGAGGTCGTTGAAAAAGTTAAGCGATTATCATTAGAAAAACTAAAGAAAAAAGAAAAAACTCGTCAAAAAGAAGTTGTTATTGATAAAACCGATTTATTTAAAGGGCATGAAGAGCGAAAACCTAAAACCGATAAGAAGGATAAAAAAAGAGATAAGGAACCGAAACGTCAACATATATTTGATGATGAAACAATTATGAGAGAAGCTGCCGCAGTAGTCAAAGAATATGAGGCATATGGTTCAGTCTCACATTTAAAGAAAAAGAAAAGGAAAAAAGACAAAATGTCTTTTGAAGAAACTATGGAAAAAGTAGAAGTCCCAGTTATTGAAGTTAGTGGTCCTATGACTGTTGAAAATCTGGCTCAATTCTTAGAAATCTCACCATCAGATATTATTGTAGATTTGATGGACTTAAACATAATGGCAACAAAAAATCAGCTAATAGATTTAGATACAATTCGATTTATTACACAAAAGTATGGTGTCGAAGTTAAATTAGTTATTCCAGAAGAGGAAGATATTTTAGTTGAGGAACCAGATAAACCAGAAGATTTAATGCCTCGTGCTCCTGTAGTCACAGTAATGGGACACGTTGACCATGGTAAAACCTCTTTGTTAGACCGTGTACGTTCTACGAACGTTGTGGCAACAGAGTCCGGTGGAATTACTCAACATATTGCTGCGTATGAAGTTAATACAAATAATGGCAAAGTTGTATTCCTCGATACACCAGGACACGAAGCATTTACTCAAATGCGTGCTCGTGGTGCAAAAATAACAGATATTGTCGTATTGGTTGTAGCCGCAGATGATGGAGTTCAACCACAAACAATAGAAGCAATTGACCATGCAAAAGCAGCAGAAGTCCCCATTATCGTAGCAATAAATAAATGTGATAAACCCGATGCTCAGCCCGACCGAGTCCGTCAAGAACTGGTTGCTTACGATTTAATAGATGAGGCTTGGGGTGGAAAAACAATTATGAAAAACATATCCGCAAAAACAGGTGAAGGTGTTAATGAGTTATTAGAACTCATTATTCTGCAATCACAAATCATGGACCTAAAAGCAAATCCTAATAAAAAGGCACGTGGAACTGTTATTGAAGCGGAAATTAGTCGAGGTTTCGGACCTGTCGCTTGGGTTTTAATTCAAAAAGGAACACTACGGGTCGGTGACATCTGCCTTGTAGGTAATACTTGGGGTAAAGTCCGCACAATGTTTAATTCCGCAGGGGATGTAATTAAAGAAGCAGGTCCCTCAACACCTGTTTTAATATCTGGTTTAGAAGAATTACCTGAGGCTGGTGATACTCTTATAGTTGTAGAAGATGATAAGAAAGCAAAATTGATTGCTGAAAAACGAGCAGAAATTAAAAAACTACAAAAAGGTGAACAAGCTAAAGTTATATCGTTAGAAGATTTCCACGCATTAGTAGAGTCAGGAGAACAAAAGAAACTTCATATCTTAATAAAAGCTGATGTTCAAGGTTCTGCAGATGTATTAAAATCCAGTCTATCTGGACTGGGAAATGAAGAGGTTGGCGTTGAAATCATCCATTATAGCGTCGGAGAAGTAAACGAATCAGACGTACTATTAGCACAAGTGAGTAAAGCAATAATAATAGGATTCCGCATAGGAACAAATTCACGTGCTCAAAAATTAGCAGAAGAAACAGGCGTAGAGATACGTAAATATGAAGTTATTTACGACGTTATTGAGGATG from Candidatus Hydrogenedens sp. encodes:
- the infB gene encoding translation initiation factor IF-2; this encodes MPTLKQLASNFQRITRKQAEKILKEVFHLDSFEKDLTDEQAQILLDIDDAPDKQEEIKNKVIEELTKAEKKEKGKTSSKKKKMDEAGAEETVEKKKEKEKKTKKEKKEEKEHKKEEKKTRGRPKSKEKREGTLLKERKKEPSKRGRKKKVTEQETKERKRTQTKKEGRKRKKEVVGNVEGSIKEKGDITKEQDISYQIEPPTSVLTIEPKIEPHEEVKSDTTEKIQVQKQTPQAEIVSAEEISPNKKQPIDDTKKKKKSKEQSVEISIGAAVEESEPVVEVVLSDGTRARIGDENFDEKILMTKSTTEETTEDIIDLEEDTEYELLERKKHKKVAKHIPIPDPEVVEKVKRLSLEKLKKKEKTRQKEVVIDKTDLFKGHEERKPKTDKKDKKRDKEPKRQHIFDDETIMREAAAVVKEYEAYGSVSHLKKKKRKKDKMSFEETMEKVEVPVIEVSGPMTVENLAQFLEISPSDIIVDLMDLNIMATKNQLIDLDTIRFITQKYGVEVKLVIPEEEDILVEEPDKPEDLMPRAPVVTVMGHVDHGKTSLLDRVRSTNVVATESGGITQHIAAYEVNTNNGKVVFLDTPGHEAFTQMRARGAKITDIVVLVVAADDGVQPQTIEAIDHAKAAEVPIIVAINKCDKPDAQPDRVRQELVAYDLIDEAWGGKTIMKNISAKTGEGVNELLELIILQSQIMDLKANPNKKARGTVIEAEISRGFGPVAWVLIQKGTLRVGDICLVGNTWGKVRTMFNSAGDVIKEAGPSTPVLISGLEELPEAGDTLIVVEDDKKAKLIAEKRAEIKKLQKGEQAKVISLEDFHALVESGEQKKLHILIKADVQGSADVLKSSLSGLGNEEVGVEIIHYSVGEVNESDVLLAQVSKAIIIGFRIGTNSRAQKLAEETGVEIRKYEVIYDVIEDVRKALSGLLKPIINEIIMGHAEIRKVFHSSTFGNIAGCFQLDGTTVRGSLARVIREGNVICEDRINSLKRNKDDVREVSAGFECGIKLEKFEDIKEGDIIETYRLEEVKPSLN